Proteins co-encoded in one Azospirillum humicireducens genomic window:
- a CDS encoding filamentous hemagglutinin N-terminal domain-containing protein produces the protein MRGSGVKDGSLGQAASARKGHVGAGLRQTLCRTTALAGTARPAVIAAVAALGLSTLPALANPEGGVVVDGSAIIQSTAPGRLDVIQSTSKAVIDWQRFGIREGEHTDFRQPDANSITLNRVTGPDPSAIMGRLTANGQVWLVNPNGILFGPNARVDVGGLLATTHDIRNEDFMAGRHSFEGRAGSTATVENDGTITVAEAGLAALVAPGVANRGTIQARLGEVTLASGRRFVVDLFGDQKINIALDSQSDAKTDARPVGADGKPVEALVSNSGRIFADGGRVQMTASAAKGLVDRVVNMSGTVQARRVEQQGGDIVLLGDGGEVEVSGTLDASGSGAGQIGGSVAVSGNRTVLAATARIDASGAAGGGEVLVGGDVQGGKASAATLAGYTIRPARKPVPPSTETVVAQGATIAADATGSGKGGKVVVWADGTTRFDGAISARGGAAGGDGGFVETSGKLSLQVRGRVDAGAAAGKGGSWLLDPTNITVAASGGTITAETIQTSLNAGTNVTLQTESSGSEDGDITISQAIAKSSGGDASLTLVAHRNIFITDSITSIGGALNVTLNAATGDGNGVVRVTGENSGKPLTISTNGGSFIVGGGSDPTTKPATGLSGGYTPESERIGVRLRYATVTTGTGSILINGAGGENNGGENHGIALYNSRLESTAGSITLTGKGGNGILSGDNVGVLLSDSAVVTGGGAIAITGTEGGGESSLGSDAVRIEGTARVATAGNGAIRIVAGDTSDGDIVLSGAELSTDAGAITVESGGNLLLSEDAELAAGGAVTLRSAGRTSLTDSSIETHGSAVTIASRSSGASRGAISLTSSTISTSGGAITLGGGSDPTQEAAKGNSQNPAGVTILGSRMESNGGNISIRGEGADSAGEGHGVSIIGASTIDSGAGTIAIRGKAVSYEGWNAGVAITPESSGLTGAVIRSTSSAANAITIDGDASEVDANEAWGVAIRGSVEIASSGGLSITGKAGASASLSEVAGIGLDAGANDTISITASAGDALLQGTAGTGEMALDRYENGNVTISSTPAPPPPPPPPPPPPPPPPPPPPP, from the coding sequence ATCGCCGCCGTGGCCGCTCTCGGCCTGTCCACCCTGCCCGCGCTCGCCAACCCCGAAGGCGGCGTGGTCGTCGATGGCAGCGCCATCATCCAATCCACAGCCCCCGGCCGGCTCGACGTCATCCAATCCACCTCGAAGGCGGTGATCGACTGGCAGCGCTTCGGCATCCGGGAGGGCGAGCACACCGACTTCCGACAGCCAGACGCCAACTCCATCACGCTCAACCGCGTCACCGGCCCCGACCCGTCCGCCATCATGGGGCGGCTGACCGCCAACGGACAGGTCTGGCTCGTCAACCCCAACGGCATCCTGTTCGGGCCGAACGCCCGCGTCGATGTCGGCGGGCTGCTCGCCACCACCCACGACATCCGCAACGAAGACTTCATGGCCGGCCGCCACAGCTTCGAGGGGCGGGCCGGCTCCACCGCCACCGTGGAGAATGACGGCACCATCACCGTCGCTGAGGCCGGGCTGGCGGCGCTGGTCGCGCCCGGCGTCGCCAACCGCGGCACCATCCAGGCCCGGCTGGGCGAAGTGACGCTGGCGTCCGGCCGGCGCTTCGTCGTCGACCTGTTCGGCGACCAGAAGATCAACATCGCCCTCGACTCCCAATCCGACGCCAAAACCGACGCGCGCCCCGTCGGCGCCGACGGCAAGCCGGTCGAGGCGCTGGTCAGCAACAGCGGCCGGATCTTCGCCGACGGCGGCCGGGTGCAGATGACGGCATCGGCCGCCAAGGGGCTGGTCGACCGCGTCGTCAACATGTCCGGCACCGTCCAGGCCCGGCGGGTGGAACAGCAGGGCGGCGACATCGTCCTGCTCGGCGACGGCGGCGAGGTTGAGGTGTCGGGCACGCTGGACGCCAGCGGCAGCGGTGCCGGCCAGATTGGCGGCTCCGTCGCCGTGTCGGGCAACCGCACGGTGCTGGCGGCCACGGCGCGCATCGATGCGTCGGGCGCCGCCGGGGGCGGGGAGGTTCTGGTCGGCGGCGACGTGCAGGGCGGCAAGGCATCCGCCGCCACGCTGGCCGGCTACACCATCCGCCCGGCGCGCAAGCCGGTGCCGCCGTCCACCGAAACCGTGGTGGCGCAGGGGGCGACCATCGCCGCCGATGCCACCGGCAGCGGCAAGGGCGGCAAGGTCGTGGTGTGGGCGGACGGGACCACCCGCTTCGACGGCGCCATCTCCGCCCGCGGCGGGGCGGCGGGCGGCGACGGCGGCTTCGTCGAGACGTCCGGCAAGCTGTCGCTGCAGGTGCGCGGCCGGGTCGATGCCGGGGCGGCGGCGGGGAAGGGCGGGTCCTGGCTGCTCGACCCGACCAACATCACGGTGGCGGCGAGCGGCGGGACCATCACCGCCGAAACCATTCAGACATCGCTGAATGCCGGCACCAACGTCACCCTACAGACCGAGAGCAGCGGCAGCGAGGACGGCGACATCACCATTTCCCAAGCCATCGCCAAATCGTCCGGCGGCGACGCGTCCCTGACGCTGGTGGCCCACCGCAACATCTTCATCACCGACAGCATCACCTCCATCGGCGGCGCCCTGAACGTGACGCTGAATGCCGCGACCGGCGACGGGAACGGTGTCGTGAGGGTGACCGGGGAGAACTCGGGGAAGCCCTTAACCATCTCGACCAATGGCGGCAGCTTCATCGTCGGCGGCGGCTCCGACCCGACGACGAAGCCAGCCACCGGCCTGTCCGGCGGCTACACTCCGGAGTCCGAGCGGATTGGCGTGCGCTTGCGCTATGCAACCGTCACCACCGGGACCGGCTCGATCCTCATCAACGGGGCCGGCGGCGAAAACAACGGGGGAGAGAACCACGGCATCGCGCTCTACAACAGCCGCCTGGAAAGCACGGCCGGCTCGATCACGCTGACCGGCAAGGGCGGCAACGGCATCCTCAGCGGCGACAACGTCGGCGTCCTGCTGTCCGACTCCGCGGTGGTGACGGGCGGCGGCGCCATCGCCATCACCGGCACCGAAGGCGGCGGCGAAAGCTCCCTCGGCAGCGACGCCGTGCGCATCGAAGGCACCGCCCGCGTCGCCACTGCCGGCAACGGGGCGATCCGCATCGTGGCCGGGGACACGTCCGACGGGGACATCGTCCTGAGCGGTGCGGAACTTTCCACCGATGCCGGCGCCATCACCGTCGAATCCGGCGGAAACCTGCTTCTGAGCGAGGACGCGGAGCTTGCCGCCGGCGGCGCGGTGACGCTCAGATCGGCAGGCAGAACCTCCCTGACCGACAGCAGCATCGAAACGCACGGGTCGGCCGTCACCATCGCCAGCAGAAGCTCCGGTGCTTCGCGGGGAGCGATCAGCCTGACCTCCAGCACCATCTCGACGTCCGGCGGCGCCATCACCCTGGGCGGCGGCAGCGATCCCACCCAGGAGGCCGCCAAAGGCAATTCGCAAAATCCTGCCGGCGTGACGATCCTCGGCAGCAGGATGGAGTCCAACGGCGGCAACATTTCCATCCGTGGCGAGGGCGCCGACAGTGCGGGCGAAGGGCACGGCGTGTCGATCATCGGCGCTTCGACCATCGACTCCGGTGCGGGAACCATTGCCATCCGCGGCAAAGCCGTTTCCTACGAAGGCTGGAATGCCGGGGTGGCGATCACTCCAGAGAGCAGCGGCCTGACCGGTGCGGTCATCCGATCGACGTCATCCGCCGCCAATGCCATCACGATCGACGGCGACGCCAGCGAGGTCGATGCCAACGAAGCCTGGGGAGTCGCAATCAGGGGGTCGGTGGAGATCGCCTCGTCCGGTGGACTCTCCATCACCGGCAAAGCCGGCGCATCGGCCTCCCTGTCCGAGGTTGCCGGGATCGGGCTGGATGCGGGAGCCAATGACACCATCAGCATCACGGCCAGCGCCGGCGACGCACTGCTGCAGGGCACCGCCGGCACCGGCGAGATGGCATTGGACCGCTACGAAAACGGCAATGTGACGATCAGCAGCACGCCGGCCCCGCCGCCTCCGCCGCCTCCTCCTCCGCCGCCTCCGCCGCCGCCACCACCGCCACCGCCACCGC
- a CDS encoding caspase family protein: MTAPATGAATPQTFLSSLEQAPATGNTATQSGEGQGTQAAGGSSSSGNGPTSPPPPPPAGPATVVLASGRSVSFTAEATQAYASGATLSQPGPQLLSSPQVQAAAGTLIQAAGSGGMVQAVTDLSTGGLSLPEQRAVLASVPVATLIGGLTSSSDPVAVRVGGILQTSAAGQPGGYAQVRAAVTQANLPPQVARTYLAMVQRVEREQRTQAFSGALRQLVANPAAADMFGRPNASAAPPSLQQARGGRTRGGTMTLRGVVADSANLAEARVNGRWVFIDEQGQFRTSIPVEPGQTEATLTMTDETGKTTEQRIAIDAAAAAAPDPAAPPKPRKIALMIAVDSYRDTGIPALATPDADIKAVGQALNDHLGFETRVLRNPTKAQIGEALRRLGREVGEQDQVMVYYAGHGYELAETGAGYWLPADAETTSARNWVSNNDIGRFLSRMPAKHVMLVSDSCYSGAFTKEQKVDASRIANEQEIRQRRSVMALSSGGDEPVADGEVNSPFATALKKRVLALPKDSNGYALYQEVRQDVTSEAPQTPQYGVIRTAGYDEGGDFLLDLPDRRMN; the protein is encoded by the coding sequence GTGACGGCTCCGGCGACCGGCGCAGCCACGCCGCAGACCTTCCTGTCGTCTCTGGAGCAGGCCCCGGCCACAGGGAACACGGCCACCCAAAGCGGGGAAGGGCAGGGCACCCAGGCGGCGGGAGGCAGTTCGTCGTCCGGCAACGGCCCGACGTCTCCGCCGCCACCGCCACCGGCCGGTCCGGCGACGGTGGTTCTGGCCTCGGGCCGGTCGGTTTCCTTCACGGCGGAAGCGACCCAGGCCTATGCCTCCGGCGCCACCCTGTCACAGCCCGGTCCGCAGCTGCTCTCCTCGCCCCAGGTCCAGGCGGCGGCAGGCACGCTGATTCAGGCGGCCGGGAGCGGCGGCATGGTGCAGGCGGTGACGGATCTTTCGACCGGCGGCCTGTCGCTGCCGGAACAGCGCGCCGTGCTGGCCAGCGTTCCGGTCGCCACCCTGATCGGCGGCCTGACCTCCAGCAGCGATCCGGTGGCGGTGCGCGTCGGCGGCATCCTGCAGACCAGCGCGGCGGGCCAGCCGGGCGGCTATGCCCAGGTGCGCGCCGCGGTGACCCAGGCCAACCTGCCGCCGCAGGTTGCCCGCACCTACCTCGCCATGGTGCAGCGGGTGGAGCGCGAACAGCGCACCCAGGCCTTCTCCGGCGCGCTGCGCCAGCTGGTGGCGAACCCGGCGGCGGCGGACATGTTCGGCCGGCCGAACGCCTCCGCGGCACCGCCCAGCCTGCAGCAGGCGCGCGGCGGCCGCACCCGCGGCGGCACCATGACCCTGCGCGGCGTCGTCGCCGACAGCGCCAATCTGGCCGAGGCTCGGGTGAACGGCCGCTGGGTCTTCATCGACGAACAGGGACAGTTCCGCACCAGCATCCCGGTGGAGCCGGGGCAGACCGAAGCCACGCTGACCATGACCGACGAGACGGGCAAGACGACCGAGCAGCGCATCGCCATCGATGCCGCCGCTGCCGCCGCGCCCGATCCGGCAGCCCCGCCGAAGCCGCGCAAGATCGCGCTGATGATCGCGGTCGACAGCTACCGCGACACCGGCATTCCCGCGCTGGCCACGCCGGACGCCGACATCAAGGCGGTGGGGCAGGCGCTGAACGACCATCTCGGCTTCGAAACGCGGGTGCTGCGCAACCCGACCAAGGCCCAGATCGGCGAGGCGCTGCGCAGGCTCGGCCGTGAGGTCGGCGAACAGGATCAGGTGATGGTCTATTATGCCGGCCATGGCTATGAACTGGCGGAAACCGGCGCCGGCTATTGGCTGCCGGCCGATGCGGAGACGACCAGCGCCCGCAACTGGGTGTCGAACAACGACATCGGCCGTTTCCTCAGCCGCATGCCGGCCAAGCATGTGATGCTGGTGTCGGACAGCTGCTATTCCGGCGCCTTCACCAAGGAACAGAAGGTCGACGCCAGCCGCATCGCCAACGAGCAGGAGATCCGCCAGCGCCGCTCGGTGATGGCGCTGTCGTCGGGCGGCGACGAGCCGGTGGCCGACGGCGAGGTGAACTCCCCCTTCGCCACCGCGCTGAAAAAGCGGGTTCTGGCGCTGCCGAAGGACAGCAACGGCTATGCGCTCTACCAGGAAGTCCGCCAGGATGTGACCAGCGAGGCGCCGCAGACCCCGCAATACGGCGTGATCCGCACCGCCGGCTATGACGAGGGCGGCGACTTCCTGCTGGACCTGCCGGATCGCCGGATGAATTGA
- the hmgA gene encoding homogentisate 1,2-dioxygenase has product MTPSAFTYQSGFGNEFATEALPGALPVGRNSPQRPPYGLYAEQISGTAFTAPRAHNRRSWLYRIRPAVVHEPFRPMESGRLTSRFDEVPAPPTQLRWNPPPMPDMATDFVAGLTTMGGNGGPQAQAGCGIHLYAANRSMEGRFFYDADGELLIVPQQGRLRLFTELGALEVEPQEIALIPRGLRFRVELPDGTARGYVCENFGAPFRLPDLGPIGSNGLANPRDFLTPDAWYEDVEGAFELVAKFDGHLWSAPIGHSPLDVVAWHGNHAPCKYDLRRFNTIGSISFDHPDPSIFLVLQSPSDTPGVDSIDFVIFPPRWLVQEDSFRPPWFHRNVASEFMGLIHGVYDAKEEGFLPGGASLHNCMSGHGPDAETFAKATAADTSRPQRVGDTMAFMVETRAVIRPTRHALETAELQQDYYRCWQGLAKHFDPNHP; this is encoded by the coding sequence ATGACGCCCTCCGCCTTCACCTATCAGTCCGGCTTCGGCAACGAGTTCGCGACGGAAGCGCTGCCGGGCGCGCTGCCCGTCGGCCGCAACTCGCCGCAGCGCCCGCCCTATGGCCTCTATGCCGAACAGATCAGCGGAACCGCCTTCACCGCGCCCCGCGCCCACAACCGCCGCTCCTGGCTCTACCGCATCCGTCCGGCGGTGGTGCACGAGCCGTTCCGGCCGATGGAGTCCGGCCGGCTGACCAGCCGCTTCGACGAGGTGCCGGCTCCGCCGACGCAGCTGCGCTGGAACCCGCCGCCGATGCCGGACATGGCCACCGACTTCGTCGCCGGGCTGACCACCATGGGCGGCAACGGCGGCCCCCAGGCGCAGGCCGGCTGCGGCATCCATCTCTATGCCGCCAACCGGTCGATGGAAGGGCGCTTCTTCTACGATGCCGACGGCGAGCTGCTGATCGTGCCGCAGCAGGGACGCCTGCGCCTGTTCACCGAGCTGGGCGCGCTGGAGGTCGAACCGCAGGAGATCGCGCTGATCCCCCGCGGCCTGCGCTTCCGCGTCGAGCTGCCGGACGGCACGGCGCGCGGCTATGTCTGCGAGAATTTCGGCGCGCCCTTCCGCCTGCCGGACCTCGGCCCCATCGGCTCCAACGGGCTGGCCAACCCGCGCGACTTCCTGACACCCGACGCCTGGTATGAGGATGTCGAGGGCGCCTTCGAGCTGGTGGCGAAGTTCGACGGCCATCTGTGGAGCGCCCCCATCGGCCACTCGCCGCTGGACGTGGTGGCCTGGCACGGCAACCATGCGCCCTGCAAATACGACCTGCGCCGCTTCAACACCATCGGCTCGATCAGCTTCGACCACCCGGACCCGTCGATCTTCCTGGTGCTGCAATCGCCCAGCGACACCCCCGGCGTCGACAGCATCGACTTCGTCATCTTCCCGCCGCGCTGGCTGGTGCAGGAGGACAGCTTCCGTCCGCCCTGGTTCCACCGCAACGTCGCCAGCGAATTCATGGGCCTGATCCATGGCGTCTACGACGCCAAGGAGGAAGGATTCCTGCCCGGCGGGGCGAGCTTGCACAACTGCATGAGCGGCCACGGCCCGGATGCGGAGACCTTCGCCAAGGCCACCGCCGCCGACACCAGCCGGCCGCAGCGGGTCGGCGACACCATGGCCTTCATGGTCGAAACGCGCGCCGTGATCCGTCCGACACGGCATGCACTGGAAACTGCCGAGCTTCAGCAGGATTATTACCGCTGCTGGCAGGGGCTGGCGAAGCACTTCGACCCGAACCATCCATAG
- a CDS encoding class I SAM-dependent methyltransferase — translation MESRSLLDRMIDRLTVQRNALAWAEHAVAGRDGMVLEVGLGKGRTFDHLRHLFPPRDILVFDMWVRVPPELTPDEDRLFIGDFKETMPAAADRFGRCARLAHADFGSTDRNHDAAQAAWLAPLIDGLMLPGGVVLSDRPLERPDWTPLPLPADERWPYHAWRVEG, via the coding sequence ATGGAATCCCGGTCGCTGCTCGACCGCATGATCGACCGGCTGACCGTGCAGCGCAACGCGCTGGCCTGGGCCGAGCATGCCGTCGCCGGCCGCGACGGCATGGTGCTGGAGGTGGGGCTCGGCAAGGGCCGTACCTTCGACCATCTGCGCCACCTGTTCCCGCCGCGCGACATCCTGGTCTTCGACATGTGGGTCCGCGTGCCGCCGGAGCTGACGCCGGATGAGGACCGCCTGTTCATCGGCGATTTCAAAGAGACGATGCCGGCGGCGGCGGACCGGTTCGGCCGCTGCGCCCGGCTGGCCCATGCCGATTTCGGCAGCACCGACCGCAACCATGACGCCGCACAGGCGGCCTGGCTGGCCCCGCTGATCGACGGGCTGATGCTGCCGGGCGGCGTCGTGCTGTCCGACCGTCCGCTGGAGCGCCCCGACTGGACCCCGCTTCCCCTGCCGGCGGACGAGCGCTGGCCCTATCATGCCTGGCGGGTGGAAGGCTGA
- a CDS encoding ABC transporter transmembrane domain-containing protein yields MGPVTYLLVLCFAFLALVLANGAFKMRINTFKGVVGERQVRRLRFMLLDRMLRFPLPHFSKVSQGELISTVTSETEPLAGFIGDSFAQPLYQGGTMLTILLFLFIQQPTIGLVSIALIPVQAYIIPKLQIKVKMLGKERVRKVRQLSERIGESVENVREIRVNGTIRYVLAQFSQYLGSIYWIRLEIYKRKYFVKFLNNFINQITPFFLFSIGGYLVLQGDLTIGALVAALSAFKDLTAPWKELLDYYQNMIDAQIKYEQIADQFSPPFLFEWAPTTPATPTDLKAPMRLEAVTWANEYGDRMLQRLSLEVPPGALVGIAGTNALALRRLAEVLVRLSPPTSGRITIGDQTLDQLPLDLLGRRMAYASPEPRMFTGSMMQNITYGLRHRPPPDDHETMSPARRREIVEAEASGNSTDSMEGIWTDFAMIGATDWASLRPWFMQCLAATGGENAVYQRGLREVFDPDDYPFVAEPLLRARHWLRDAITERGMDTLLARFERDRFNPYGSLAENLLFGLPDGKRLTVARMVCDPAIRALMEAHGLWDSAVRIGRRFAMRVVGVYRDSADGDVMIMRYPHIDDALFEELVEAVTRLKRRSERPQRRHQEADTLLFATMFLMIVPKRDGMDFAPPPEREAIMAIRRRLLDDMPQELRDKVAVFDQDLYHPRLNVMDNLLFGRITTEDPRAITQLRSLVDEALERTDARAFVLILVVLGEVGIGGSLLPISVRQRIQLTRGLMKKPDIFVIYQALNSYDPDERMRIFLRMKELLPEMTLIVLEERIADNPAFDALYDLEDGRLVRRGQNGGDQQEDSMPGDGEGTDEPALRLLSRSPVFSDLPETVLRRMLTMSEWRTVSAGDFIFRSGEPSEFVFVLADGEAEMVRLMPDNQPPLHIADIKPPEVMGEVELLAGVRRFSTIRARTDLRLLRLDGAAMLRLLPSVPDLPMRVIQQIGKRLTSEGPAGSGPTPTPSDAQVPLPPREREGTNA; encoded by the coding sequence ATGGGGCCGGTGACCTACCTGCTGGTGCTGTGCTTCGCCTTCCTGGCGCTGGTGCTCGCCAACGGCGCCTTCAAGATGCGCATCAACACCTTCAAGGGGGTGGTCGGCGAACGGCAGGTGCGGCGCCTGCGCTTCATGCTGCTCGACCGCATGCTGCGCTTCCCGCTGCCGCATTTCTCCAAGGTCAGCCAGGGAGAGCTGATCTCCACCGTCACGTCGGAAACCGAACCGCTGGCCGGCTTCATCGGCGATTCCTTCGCCCAGCCGCTCTACCAGGGCGGCACGATGCTGACGATCCTGCTGTTCCTGTTCATCCAGCAGCCGACCATCGGGCTGGTGTCGATCGCGCTGATCCCGGTGCAGGCCTACATCATCCCCAAATTGCAGATCAAAGTGAAGATGCTGGGGAAGGAGCGGGTGCGCAAGGTCCGGCAACTGTCCGAACGCATCGGCGAAAGCGTGGAAAATGTCCGCGAGATCCGCGTCAACGGCACCATCCGCTACGTACTGGCCCAATTCTCGCAGTATCTCGGCAGCATCTACTGGATCAGGCTTGAAATCTACAAGCGAAAGTATTTCGTCAAGTTCCTGAACAACTTCATCAACCAGATCACGCCCTTCTTCCTGTTCTCCATCGGCGGCTATCTGGTCCTGCAGGGCGACCTGACCATCGGCGCGCTGGTGGCGGCGCTGTCGGCCTTCAAGGATCTGACCGCCCCCTGGAAGGAGCTGCTCGACTATTACCAGAACATGATCGACGCCCAGATCAAGTACGAGCAGATCGCCGACCAGTTCTCCCCGCCCTTCCTGTTCGAATGGGCCCCGACGACGCCCGCCACGCCCACCGACCTGAAGGCCCCGATGCGGCTGGAAGCGGTGACCTGGGCCAACGAATACGGCGACCGCATGCTGCAACGGCTGTCGCTGGAGGTGCCGCCGGGCGCACTGGTCGGCATCGCCGGCACCAACGCGCTGGCGCTGCGCCGTCTGGCCGAGGTGCTGGTGCGGCTGTCGCCGCCGACCTCCGGCCGGATCACCATCGGCGACCAGACGCTGGACCAGCTGCCGCTCGACCTGCTGGGGCGCCGCATGGCCTATGCCAGCCCGGAACCGCGCATGTTCACCGGCAGCATGATGCAGAACATCACCTATGGGCTGCGCCACCGCCCGCCGCCCGACGATCATGAGACGATGAGCCCGGCCCGCCGGCGCGAGATCGTGGAGGCCGAGGCGTCCGGCAACTCCACCGACAGCATGGAAGGCATCTGGACCGACTTCGCCATGATCGGCGCGACCGACTGGGCCAGCCTGCGGCCCTGGTTCATGCAGTGTCTGGCGGCCACCGGCGGCGAGAACGCCGTCTACCAGCGCGGCCTGCGCGAGGTGTTCGACCCCGACGACTATCCCTTCGTCGCCGAGCCGCTGCTGCGCGCCCGCCACTGGCTGCGCGACGCCATCACCGAACGCGGCATGGACACGCTGCTGGCCCGCTTCGAGCGCGACCGCTTCAACCCCTATGGCAGCCTTGCCGAGAACCTGCTGTTCGGCCTGCCGGACGGCAAGCGGCTGACCGTCGCCCGCATGGTCTGCGACCCTGCCATCCGCGCCCTGATGGAGGCTCATGGGCTGTGGGACTCCGCCGTGCGCATCGGCCGCCGCTTCGCCATGCGGGTGGTCGGCGTCTATCGCGACAGCGCCGACGGCGACGTCATGATCATGCGCTACCCGCACATCGACGACGCCCTGTTCGAGGAGCTGGTGGAGGCGGTCACCCGCCTGAAGCGCCGGTCCGAGCGGCCCCAGCGCCGCCACCAGGAGGCCGACACGCTGCTGTTCGCCACCATGTTCCTGATGATCGTGCCCAAGCGCGACGGCATGGACTTCGCCCCGCCGCCGGAACGCGAGGCGATCATGGCGATCCGCCGCCGCCTGCTGGACGACATGCCGCAGGAGCTGCGCGACAAGGTCGCCGTCTTCGACCAGGATCTCTATCACCCGCGTCTGAACGTGATGGACAATCTGCTGTTCGGCCGCATCACCACCGAGGATCCCCGCGCGATCACCCAGTTGCGGTCCTTGGTGGACGAGGCGCTGGAGCGGACCGACGCGCGCGCCTTCGTGCTGATCCTGGTGGTCCTGGGCGAGGTCGGCATCGGCGGTTCGCTGCTGCCGATCAGCGTGCGGCAGCGGATCCAGTTGACGCGGGGGCTGATGAAGAAGCCCGACATCTTCGTGATCTATCAGGCGCTGAACAGCTACGACCCGGACGAACGGATGCGCATCTTCCTGCGCATGAAGGAGCTGCTGCCGGAGATGACGCTGATCGTGCTGGAGGAGCGGATCGCCGACAATCCGGCCTTCGACGCGCTCTACGACCTGGAGGATGGCCGGCTGGTCCGGCGCGGCCAGAACGGCGGCGACCAGCAGGAGGACAGCATGCCCGGCGACGGGGAGGGCACCGACGAGCCCGCCCTGCGGCTGCTGTCGCGCTCCCCCGTCTTTTCCGACCTGCCGGAAACGGTGCTGCGCAGGATGCTCACGATGTCGGAATGGCGGACGGTGTCGGCCGGCGACTTCATCTTCCGCAGCGGCGAGCCGTCGGAGTTCGTCTTCGTCCTGGCGGACGGCGAGGCGGAGATGGTGCGGCTGATGCCCGACAACCAGCCGCCGCTGCACATCGCCGACATCAAGCCGCCGGAAGTGATGGGTGAGGTGGAGCTTCTGGCCGGCGTCCGCCGCTTCTCCACCATCCGGGCGCGCACCGACCTGCGTCTGCTGCGGCTCGACGGCGCGGCGATGCTGCGGCTTCTGCCGTCGGTGCCGGACCTGCCGATGCGGGTGATCCAGCAGATCGGCAAGCGCCTGACCAGCGAGGGACCGGCCGGCTCGGGGCCCACCCCGACGCCCTCGGATGCTCAAGTCCCTCTCCCGCCCCGGGAGAGGGAAGGGACCAATGCGGA